From a region of the Odontesthes bonariensis isolate fOdoBon6 chromosome 2, fOdoBon6.hap1, whole genome shotgun sequence genome:
- the LOC142387514 gene encoding D(1C) dopamine receptor-like — protein MPWEAVTQVTDAWLFGRFCDVWIMFDIMCSTASILNLCIISVDRYWAIASPFKYERKMTHRVAFVMIGVAWTLSILISFIPVQLNWHRAAEEQQEEVMGEAGAETDNLTAPNNLSTSTAVAMSCVANLNKTYAISSSLISFYIPVVIMIATYTRIYRIAQTQIRRIASLERAAEQAQNQGHGVSRNQQHRPTDEPSLKSSFKKETKVLKTLSIIMGVFVFCWLPFFVLNCTVPFCDPPCVSDTTFAVFVWFGWANSSLNPVIYAFNADFRRAFATILGCNRICSSNAVEAVNLSNELVSYHHDTTFHKEALVPAQPQQRPRALNVGSDHLEDASTRFDEESVISNGSPSHNRLPLLPATVQLEDDAEISLETITPITSAAALESDALIPGQVDRNG, from the coding sequence ATGCCCTGGGAGGCCGTCACCCAGGTGACCGACGCCTGGCTGTTCGGCCGCTTCTGCGATGTCTGGATCATGTTCGACATCATGTGCTCCACAGCCTCCATCCTGAACCTGTGCATCATCAGCGTGGACCGCTACTGGGCCATCGCCAGTCCCTTCAAGTACGAGCGGAAGATGACCCACCGGGTGGCGTTTGTCATGATCGGCGTGGCGTGGACGCTGTCCATCCTCATCTCCTTCATCCCAGTGCAGCTGAACTGGCACCGGGCGGCGgaagagcagcaggaggaggtgaTGGGGGAGGCGGGAGCAGAAACAGACAACTTAACCGCCCCCAACAACCTCAGCACCAGCACCGCCGTGGCCATGAGCTGCGTGGCCAACCTGAACAAAACCTACGccatctcctcctccctcaTCAGCTTCTACATCCCCGTGGTGATCATGATCGCCACCTACACCCGGATCTACCGCATCGCTCAGACCCAGATCCGCCGGATTGCATCGTTGGAGCGGGCGGCGGAGCAGGCCCAGAACCAGGGTCACGGCGTGAGCCGAAACCAGCAGCACCGGCCCACCGACGAACCCAGCCTGAAATCCTCCTTTAAGAAGGAAACCAAAGTCCTGAAGACGCTCTCCATCATCATGGGGGTGTTCGTGTTCTGCTGGCTGCCGTTCTTCGTGCTCAACTGCACCGTGCCCTTCTGCGACCCGCCGTGCGTCAGCGACACCACGTTCGCAGTTTTCGTCTGGTTCGGCTGGGCCAACTCCTCGCTCAATCCGGTCATCTACGCGTTCAACGCGGACTTCCGCCGGGCCTTCGCCACCATCTTGGGCTGCAACCGCATCTGCTCGAGCAACGCGGTGGAAGCTGTGAACCTCAGCAACGAGCTGGTGTCGTACCACCACGACACGACGTTCCACAAGGAGGCGCTGGTTCCCGCTCAGCCGCAGCAGCGCCCCCGCGCCCTCAACGTGGGGTCCGACCACCTGGAGGACGCGAGCACGCGGTTCGACGAGGAGTCGGTCATCTCGAACGGTTCTCCGAGCCACAACAGACTCCCGCTGCTGCCCGCCACCGTCCAGCTGGAGGACGACGCAGAGATTTCGTTGGAAACTATCACGCCGATCACCTCAGCAGCGGCGCTGGAGAGCGATGCTCTGATTCCAGGACAAGTCGACCGGAACGGATAG